In one Musa acuminata AAA Group cultivar baxijiao chromosome BXJ2-5, Cavendish_Baxijiao_AAA, whole genome shotgun sequence genomic region, the following are encoded:
- the LOC103985231 gene encoding uncharacterized protein LOC103985231 translates to MSSLPGSSDVTSDKSNEAFVYNGSKSIPINEISLVLGRQLAIEVKDVEELIQGDVGSQEKDSSVAHPECLTSHCPLREDTSISNSLCAFPSTYVDTPWDLDRTDIWVSSLDLEREDSELLKDREEEFDIFISDFPSPSFGAMGHLQIWSLGSRSLISGGQEEKFKNTTTDSDEPLYWPFNHNLYNGLDFEKFLCPSPCKDARNIGIAGFPGSKLTRLRLHQNRLQVDRKDSQRIGRRITISPKPKAVTAEHETRDAGNGAQRSALMSSRLSRSFKTPSYQHPWNISKRRGRPQLKISVGKHGGSSTELLNQPLKELELHDSVFEGNSIEKIVGLNEFDGHEGINVDCEEQFILQSSPYRGLIPLKTIECVRGQC, encoded by the coding sequence ATGTCATCATTGCCTGGAAGTTCTGATGTTACTTCAGACAAGAGCAATGAAGCTTTTGTTTATAATGGGTCAAAGTCTATCCCTATAAATGAAATTTCCTTAGTTCTCGGCAGACAATTGGCCATCGAGGTAAAAGATGTGGAGGAATTAATACAAGGAGATGTTGGAAGCCAAGAAAAAGATTCTTCAGTTGcccatccagagtgccttacttctCACTGTCCTCTACGTGAGGACACATCAATCAGCAACAGTTTATGTGCATTTCCTAGTACATATGTGGATACACCATGGGATCTTGATAGAACAGACATATGGGTATCTTCATTGGATCTGGAGAGAGAAGACTCTGAGCTACTAAAGGATAGAGAAGAAGAGTTTGACATTTTTATTTCTGATTTTCCCAGCCCTTCTTTCGGTGCAATGGGACATCTGCAAATTTGGTCTTTGGGTTCTAGATCTCTAATTTCTGGTGGTCAAGAAGAAAAATTCAAAAACACTACTACGGATTCAGATGAACCTCTTTATTGGCCATTTAACCACAACTTGTACAATGGTCTGGATTTTGAGAAATTTTTATGCCCATCACCTTGTAAGGATGCAAGGAACATTGGCATTGCAGGATTTCCTGGTTCAAAATTAACCAGGTTGAGACTCCATCAGAACAGACTACAAGTTGACAGGAAGGACAGTCAAAGAATTGGAAGAAGGATTACAATTAGCCCGAAACCAAAGGCTGTTACCGCTGAACATGAAACAAGAGATGCGGGCAACGGTGCTCAGAGGTCGGCTCTGATGTCATCAAGGTTGAGCAGATCATTCAAAACTCCTTCCTATCAGCATCCATGGAATATCTCCAAGAGAAGAGGAAGGCCTCAGTTAAAGATAAGTGTCGGGAAACATGGTGGTAGCAGCACTGAGTTGTTGAATCAACCTCTGAAGGAACTTGAATTACATGATTCAGTCTTTGAAGGGAATTCAATTGAAAAAATTGTTGGCCTGAATGAATTTGATGGCCATGAAGGCATCAATGTGGATTGCGAGGAACAGTTTATTCTTCAATCATCTCCTTATAGGGGATTAATTCCTTTGAAAACCATCGAGTGTGTCAGAGGACAGTGTTGA
- the LOC135583984 gene encoding uncharacterized protein LOC135583984: MRAPSLLVQCWLGLMPHDKDSHAGVSIASERDLHLPSPAVEIVPSKNAHPYKYAGENVDLQGLKIFKGRVSMADIIGFSNSEMLSSKFDGSLKSWESSADLLSALKLEIRDGQLSFRGKRILELGCGYGLAGTFACLKGASTVHFHDLNAETIRCTTMPNVLANLEQARDKQSHQPESPFTPSRQQSASDVHFYAGDWEELCTVLSVVRMDASLSFSEDDFMDGCSSHDGSIIAHETCSRQSRKLSGSRAWERASDGDAGDGGYDVILITEIPHSMNSLRKLYDLISKCLRPPYGVMYLAVKKNFVGSSGGARQLRAMVDEEGVYGVHMVTELVDREIWKFFFK, encoded by the exons ATGAGGGCACCGTCGCTTCTTGTTCAATGCTGGCTGGGGTTGATGCCCCATGACAAGGACAGTCATGCTGGTGTTTCCATAGCATCCGAAAGGGATTTGCATCTTCCCTCACCGGCTGTCGAGATTGTTCCTTCCAAG AATGCTCACCCATACAAGTATGCTGGAGAAAATGTTGACCTGCAAGGTCTCAAAATTTTTAAG GGAAGGGTTAGCATGGCTGACATAATCGGGTTTTCAAATTCAGAGATGCTGTCATCCAAGTTTGATG GATCATTGAAATCTTGGGAGAGTTCAGCTGATCTATTAAGTGCTCTTAAGCTTGAGATTCGTGATGGGCAGCTGAGTTTTAGGGGAAAAAGGATTCTTGAG CTTGGTTGCGGTTATGGTCTAGCAGGGACTTTTGCTTGTCTGAAG GGTGCTTCCACAGTTCATTTCCATGATCTGAATGCAGAAACAATTAGATGCACAACCATGCCCAATGTCCTTGCAAATCTTGAGCAGGCTCGGGACAAGCAGAGTCACCAACCAGAGAGTCCCTTCACTCCATCTCGGCAGCAGTCTGCTTCTGATGTCCATTTTTATGCTGGAGACTGGGAGGAGCTTTGTACTGTCCTATCTGTGGTGAGGATGGATGCTAGCCTCAGCTTCTCCGAGGATGATTTTATGGATGGATGTAGCAGTCACGATGGAAGTATTATTGCTCATGAAACTTGTTCGAGGCAGTCAAGGAAGCTCTCTGGAAGCCGTGCCTGGGAAAGGGCCAGCGACGGAGACGCTGGAGATGGTGGCTATGATGTCATTTTGATTACTGAAATTCCGCACTCAATGAATTCTCTGAGGAAGCTATATGACCTGATATCAAAG TGTCTACGGCCACCATACGGAGTTATGTATTTGGCTGTGAAGAAGAACTTTGTAGGTTCGAGTGGTGGAGCACGGCAGCTAAGGGCCATGGTGGACGAGGAGGGTGTTTATGGTGTCCACATGGTTACAGAATTGGTGGATCGGGAGATATGGAAATTCTTTTTCAAGTGA
- the LOC103985239 gene encoding uncharacterized protein LOC103985239 → MTADEEKQQHMDASAPLPHCRESSRRSNPGVPNLSTYGSSCSFVGLILLIPFPHFPCMACQWAPDSAPRSRRAPPRGSISTASVRLGSGPGCLPHHRRGHAVEPRRSLVRALMEWEEGHCHIRHLTHCSCCRVGGIAGVRPRIRFREPASTTSKKQDIMGVFLLWPRTPFPLHPPPLPSSCFCYMAMVAGGSQRRRVLLVEDNEVNRVVVRRLTREMGMGLEEAENGRVAVELIRQGRAYDLILMDKEMPVMDGHEATRQLRSLGVTTPIVALSGNTLQSDRDSFLEAGADHFEAKPLSRGQFMKILTKYGLRQL, encoded by the exons ATGACTGCAGACGAAGAGAAGCAGCAGCACATGGATGCTTCAGCTCCTTTGCCTCATTGTCGCGAGAGCAGTAGGAGAAGCAACCCCGGTGTTCCCAATCTCTCCACTTACGGGAGCAGTTGCTCCTTTGTTGGGCTTATTTTGCTTATACCCTTCCCTCATTTTCCTTGCATGGCATGTCAGTGGGCGCCAGACTCCGCTCCGAGAAGCCGCCGGGCCCCGCCCCGTGGAAGCATCAGCACTGCCAGCGTGCGGCTGGGAAGCGGCCCCGGGTGTCTCCCCCACCACCGCCGGGGTCACGCGGTGGAGCCACGTCGCTCCCTGGTGAGAGCATTAATGGAGTGGGAGGAGGGCCATTGCCATATCCGGCATTTGACACACTGTTCTTGCTGCCGCGTGGGAGGTATCGCAGGTGTACGGCCACGGATACGCTTCAGGGAGCCGGCGTCGACGACAAGCAAGAAACAGGATATAATGGGCGTCTTCCTCCTCTGGCCACGGACGCCATTCCCGCTGCATCCTCCTCCGCTGCCGTCCTCCTGCTTCTGCTACATGGCGATGGTGGCCGGCGGCAGCCAGCGTCGGAGAGTGCTGCTCGTGGAAGATAACGAAGTCAACCGG GTGGTGGTGAGAAGGCTGACGAGGGAGATGGGCATGGGATTGGAGGAAGCAGAGAATGGCAGAGTTGCAGTGGAACTCATCAGGCAGGGAAGAGCCTACGATCTCATCCTCATGGACAAGGAGATGCCTGTCATGGATGGTCACGAG GCCACCAGGCAGCTCCGATCACTGGGAGTGACGACTCCCATCGTAGCTCTCTCCGGGAACACCCTGCAGTCCGACAGGGACTCCTTCCTCGAAGCTGGTGCCGACCATTTCGAAGCCAAG CCGCTTTCCAGAGGTCAATTCATGAAGATACTGACCAAGTACGGCCTTCGCCAGCTTTAG
- the LOC135612607 gene encoding chitinase 6-like, whose translation MAVHNTMLLLGLLLAGAIAVAAQNCGCSADLCCSKYGYCGTGDDYCGDGCQSGPCYSSSTPSNDVSVADIVTQSFFDGIIGQADGGCAGKSFYTRDAFLTAAGSYPTFGHTGTADDSKREIAAFFAHATHETGHFCYIEEIDGASKDYCDENNTEWPCVAGKGYYGRGPLQLSWNYNYGPAGQSIGFDGLNAPETVANDVVVSFRAALWFWMNNCHSAITSGQGFGATIRAINGDLECDGKNTETMNARVGYYKDYCSQFGVDPGSNLTC comes from the exons ATGGCGGTCCACAACACGATGCTTCTGCTGGGCCTCCTCTTGGCCGGAGCCATCGCGGTGGCCGCGCAGAATTGCGGCTGCTCTGCCGACCTCTGCTGCAGCAAGTATGGCTACTGCGGCACCGGCGACGACTACTGCGGCGACGGGTGCCAGTCGGGACCGTGCTACTCCTCCTCCACCCCCTCCAACGACGTCTCGGTGGCCGACATCGTGACGCAGAGCTTCTTCGACGGGATCATCGGCCAGGCCGACGGCGGGTGCGCCGGTAAGAGCTTCTACACCCGCGACGCCTTCCTGACCGCAGCCGGCTCCTACCCGACCTTCGGCCACACCGGAACCGCCGACGACTCCAAGCGCGAGATCGCCGCCTTCTTCGCCCACGCCACGCACGAGACCGGAC ACTTCTGCTACATAGAGGAGATCGATGGCGCGTCGAAGGACTACTGCGACGAGAACAACACGGAGTGGCCGTGCGTTGCGGGGAAGGGCTACTACGGCCGCGGGCCGCTCCAACTCTCCTGGAACTACAACTACGGACCCGCCGGGCAAAGCATCGGGTTCGACGGCCTGAACGCGCCGGAGACGGTGGCCAACGACGTCGTCGTCTCCTTCAGGGCCGCCCTGTGGTTCTGGATGAACAACTGCCACTCGGCCATCACGTCAGGCCAAGGATTCGGCGCCACCATCCGGGCGATCAACGGCGACCTCGAGTGCGACGGTAAGAACACGGAGACGATGAACGCTCGCGTCGGATACTACAAGGACTACTGCAGCCAGTTCGGCGTCGACCCTGGAAGTAACCTCACTTGCTGA